Proteins found in one Amycolatopsis umgeniensis genomic segment:
- the boxC gene encoding 2,3-epoxybenzoyl-CoA dihydrolase, whose protein sequence is MTRTTTVTFERHPGGYRHWKLSTDGDVAWLELDVDADGGLVPGYELKLNSYDLGVDIELYDATQRLRFEHPEVRVVIVTSAKDNVFCAGANIRMLASSSHEWKVNFCKFTNETRNAMEDATAHSGQLYVAAVNGTCAGGGYEIALACEKILLVDDNSSTVALPEVPLLGVLPGTGGLTRVVDKRGVRRDLADVFATRPDGIKGRTAVDWRLVDELVPRQGFREAVLARAKELARTSERLDGEGIELAPLAHRYVDVVLGAAEATITVKGPQDDKGWLLDVTRELDDAILRLRTNEPALGTWVLRTEGDPAKVLEHERAVFDAKDCLSNEIVHYWKRTLKRLDVTSRSLIALVEPGSCFAGLLLELALAADRQYILDGPPIDDEDSEERASITLSEANFGRFPMGNGLSRLESRFFGDPDHVTRLADECGKPLRPAEVNDLGLVTDAPDDLDWEDEIRIALEGRASLSPDALTGMEANHRFVGPETLESKIFGRLAAWQNWIFTRPNASGAEGTLRRYGTGQKAVFDRKRV, encoded by the coding sequence GTGACGCGGACCACAACGGTGACGTTCGAACGTCATCCCGGCGGCTACCGGCACTGGAAACTGTCCACCGACGGCGACGTCGCGTGGCTCGAACTCGATGTCGACGCCGACGGGGGTCTCGTACCGGGTTATGAGCTCAAGCTCAACTCGTACGACCTCGGCGTCGACATCGAGTTGTACGACGCGACGCAGCGGCTGCGGTTCGAGCATCCCGAGGTCCGCGTGGTCATCGTGACCAGCGCGAAGGACAACGTCTTCTGCGCCGGGGCGAACATCCGCATGCTGGCGTCGTCTTCGCACGAGTGGAAGGTGAACTTCTGCAAGTTCACCAACGAGACCCGTAACGCCATGGAGGACGCCACCGCGCACTCCGGGCAGCTGTACGTCGCCGCGGTCAACGGCACCTGCGCCGGCGGCGGGTACGAAATCGCGCTCGCCTGCGAAAAGATCCTGCTGGTCGACGACAACTCCTCGACCGTCGCGCTGCCGGAGGTGCCGCTCCTCGGCGTCCTCCCCGGGACCGGCGGGCTCACCAGGGTGGTCGACAAACGCGGCGTCCGGCGGGATCTCGCCGACGTCTTCGCCACCCGCCCCGACGGGATCAAGGGGCGGACGGCCGTCGACTGGCGGCTGGTCGACGAACTCGTGCCGCGGCAGGGGTTTCGCGAAGCCGTCCTCGCCAGGGCCAAGGAACTCGCGCGGACGAGTGAGCGGCTCGACGGTGAAGGGATCGAGCTGGCGCCACTCGCACACCGTTATGTCGACGTCGTCCTCGGCGCGGCCGAAGCGACGATCACCGTCAAAGGGCCGCAGGACGACAAGGGCTGGCTGCTGGACGTCACCCGCGAACTGGACGACGCGATCCTTCGCTTGCGCACCAACGAACCCGCGCTCGGTACCTGGGTGCTCCGCACCGAGGGTGATCCCGCGAAGGTCCTCGAGCACGAACGCGCCGTGTTCGACGCGAAAGACTGTCTGAGCAACGAAATCGTCCACTACTGGAAGCGGACGCTCAAACGGCTCGACGTCACCAGCCGCAGCCTGATCGCGCTCGTCGAGCCTGGCAGCTGCTTCGCCGGGCTCCTGCTGGAGCTCGCGCTCGCCGCCGACCGGCAGTACATCTTGGACGGTCCGCCGATCGACGACGAAGACAGTGAAGAACGTGCGTCGATCACGTTGTCCGAAGCCAACTTCGGCCGCTTTCCGATGGGTAACGGCCTGTCCCGCCTCGAGTCCCGCTTCTTCGGCGACCCGGACCACGTCACGAGGCTCGCGGACGAGTGCGGCAAACCGTTGCGCCCGGCGGAGGTGAACGATCTCGGGCTGGTCACCGACGCCCCGGACGATCTCGACTGGGAGGACGAGATCCGGATCGCGTTGGAGGGGCGGGCTTCGCTCAGCCCGGACGCCCTGACCGGGATGGAGGCGAACCACCGGTTCGTCGGCCCCGAGACACTGGAAAGCAAGATCTTCGGCCGCTTGGCCGCGTGGCAGAACTGGATCTTCACTCGTCCGAACGCATCCGGGGCCGAGGGCACTCTGCGTCGCTACGGTACTGGTCAGAAGGCCGTCTTCGACAGGAAGCGGGTTTGA
- the boxB gene encoding benzoyl-CoA 2,3-epoxidase subunit BoxB has product MPTKIDYDAKIPNNVDLSGDRRLQRALEGWQPKFLDWWGEMGPTLRTQGVYLRTAVSVGRDGWAHFDHVNVPDYRWGIFLAERDPDRVITFGEHQGEPVWQQVPGEYRADLQRLIVIQGDTEPASVEQQKLLGLTAPSLYDLRNLFQVNVEEGRHLWAMVYLLHAYFGREGRDEAESLLLRNSGSPDAPRILGAFNEETADWLAFYMFTYFTDRDGKYQLGTLKESGFDPLSRTCEFMLKEEAHHMFVGTTGVDRVVTRSAELIREHDTFDIAGHGGIPLDLIQRYLNFHYTVSLDLFGSETSTNAANYYTAGLKGRWQETRRKDDHKLTDAAGSLARPRADGTWETEELQAILLLNLDLREEYRADCQTGVNRWNKILDEAGIDFRFVLPHPGFNREVGINSGHHVTPDGTVVDERTWLAGKRKWLPTPEDLTFVRSLMHPVYERGKIASWVAPPRQGINGKPFDYEYVYLS; this is encoded by the coding sequence ATGCCCACCAAGATCGATTACGACGCCAAGATCCCCAACAACGTCGATCTCTCCGGGGACCGGCGGCTCCAGCGGGCGCTGGAGGGCTGGCAACCGAAATTCCTGGACTGGTGGGGCGAGATGGGCCCCACCCTGCGAACCCAAGGGGTGTATCTGCGCACCGCGGTCAGCGTCGGCCGCGACGGCTGGGCGCATTTCGACCACGTCAACGTGCCCGACTACCGGTGGGGGATCTTCCTCGCGGAACGGGATCCGGATCGCGTCATCACGTTCGGCGAGCACCAGGGCGAACCGGTCTGGCAGCAGGTCCCCGGCGAGTACCGCGCCGACCTGCAACGTCTCATCGTCATCCAGGGTGACACCGAACCCGCGTCGGTCGAGCAGCAGAAACTGCTGGGGCTCACCGCGCCGAGCCTTTACGACCTGCGGAACCTGTTCCAGGTCAACGTCGAAGAAGGCCGTCACCTGTGGGCGATGGTCTATCTGCTGCACGCCTACTTCGGCAGGGAAGGCCGCGACGAAGCGGAAAGTCTCCTGCTCCGGAATTCCGGAAGTCCGGACGCCCCGCGTATCCTCGGCGCCTTCAACGAAGAGACCGCGGATTGGCTCGCGTTCTACATGTTCACCTATTTCACCGACCGCGATGGCAAATATCAGCTCGGCACCCTCAAGGAAAGCGGCTTCGACCCGCTTTCCCGCACTTGTGAATTCATGCTCAAGGAAGAGGCGCACCACATGTTCGTCGGCACCACCGGGGTCGACCGCGTGGTCACCCGCAGTGCCGAACTGATCCGCGAGCACGACACCTTCGACATCGCCGGGCACGGCGGGATCCCGCTCGATCTCATCCAGCGTTACCTCAACTTCCACTACACCGTCTCGCTCGACCTGTTCGGCAGCGAGACCTCGACCAACGCGGCGAACTACTACACCGCCGGGCTGAAAGGCCGCTGGCAGGAGACCCGCCGCAAGGACGACCACAAGCTCACCGACGCGGCCGGTTCGCTGGCCCGGCCGCGAGCGGACGGCACCTGGGAGACCGAGGAACTCCAGGCCATCCTGCTGCTGAACCTCGACCTGCGGGAGGAGTACCGCGCCGACTGCCAGACCGGGGTCAACCGCTGGAACAAGATTCTGGACGAGGCCGGAATCGACTTCCGATTCGTCCTCCCGCACCCTGGATTCAATCGCGAAGTCGGCATAAACTCCGGCCACCATGTGACGCCCGACGGCACGGTTGTCGACGAGCGGACCTGGCTGGCCGGCAAACGCAAGTGGCTGCCCACTCCCGAAGACCTGACCTTCGTCCGATCGCTGATGCACCCGGTGTACGAGCGAGGAAAGATCGCGAGCTGGGTGGCACCGCCACGCCAGGGCATCAATGGGAAACCGTTCGATTACGAATACGTTTACCTGAGCTGA
- a CDS encoding cupin domain-containing protein has translation MSKDRFVLLKPGEARPGRVPLPPAFSVKAMTEDTETRFSLLEVTVAMDIPRHVHHEADECIYVLEGELGIDFDDESHIATKGMFALLPRGVPHALRRVSEPPRVLQISSPGGWEHYLEDLFEAGPAVFTQGAIDPAKINEVAAPHHITYG, from the coding sequence ATGTCGAAGGATCGTTTCGTCCTGCTGAAACCCGGCGAGGCGCGACCAGGCCGCGTGCCGCTGCCGCCCGCTTTCAGCGTCAAGGCGATGACCGAAGACACCGAGACGAGGTTCTCGCTACTCGAGGTCACCGTCGCCATGGACATCCCGCGGCACGTGCACCACGAGGCCGACGAGTGCATCTACGTGCTCGAAGGCGAGCTCGGGATCGATTTCGACGACGAGAGCCACATCGCGACCAAGGGCATGTTCGCCCTGCTGCCGCGCGGCGTCCCGCACGCCCTGCGCCGCGTCTCCGAGCCGCCCCGGGTTCTCCAGATCTCGTCCCCCGGCGGCTGGGAGCACTATCTGGAGGACCTGTTCGAGGCGGGACCGGCCGTCTTCACCCAGGGCGCGATCGATCCGGCGAAGATCAACGAGGTCGCCGCGCCCCACCACATCACCTACGGCTAG
- a CDS encoding TetR/AcrR family transcriptional regulator: protein MSTKPRADAERNRARVLEAARALFAERGDDVQMPEIARAAGVGVGTVYRHFPDRQALVEAAAEHRFAEIEEYARAHCFGEGSGLERYFRHVGELLSGDRGLTAAIDSARGRPGSEPRGGARGRLESVVAEVIAHDQAAGLLRADCAVSDVYLLVGALSSVIRAGSDWGRFLDLLLPALRDQVSTQH, encoded by the coding sequence TTGTCAACCAAGCCGCGAGCGGACGCGGAGCGCAATCGGGCACGGGTGCTGGAGGCCGCGCGTGCGCTGTTCGCCGAACGCGGGGACGACGTGCAGATGCCGGAGATCGCCCGCGCGGCCGGTGTCGGCGTGGGGACCGTGTACCGGCATTTCCCGGATCGCCAAGCGCTGGTCGAGGCGGCCGCGGAGCATCGATTCGCGGAAATCGAGGAGTACGCCCGGGCCCACTGCTTCGGTGAGGGTTCCGGTCTGGAGCGCTACTTCCGCCATGTCGGCGAACTGCTGTCCGGCGATCGCGGCCTCACCGCGGCCATCGACTCGGCCCGCGGGCGCCCTGGAAGTGAGCCCAGGGGTGGCGCCCGTGGACGCCTCGAAAGCGTGGTCGCCGAGGTCATCGCCCACGATCAGGCCGCAGGGCTCCTTCGCGCGGACTGCGCGGTCTCCGACGTCTATCTGCTGGTCGGAGCCCTTTCGTCGGTCATCCGCGCGGGTTCCGACTGGGGTCGCTTCCTCGACCTGCTCCTTCCCGCGCTGCGTGACCAAGTTTCTACACAACATTGA
- a CDS encoding ATP-binding cassette domain-containing protein, translating to MPEATVPLIGVENLKMPEWATPDEAVADAGMVKAIRALPSAVAIVLRLAWRTSTRLTLLAGVVHVLSGCVTAFGLLATANVFTALLENGPTPDRVLESLPALAIVIGSYALRALLDTAVAAVEGTLRPRVVTSAGDEVTAAMVRVRLLAFEDADFRELARQGARDGVRSIEMSLRWIADLMSALISLIAALVAAGLLNPWLAPVLLLAAAADGWAAAKVARLNYRHYLDTVGRNIRKRIVEEVATWRAFALERHALTLQEPLLSEYRRITESLMREEVRLAHRSNLVRLTGRAAAGVGTAIAYLVLGLLLYSGQMELALAGTAALAMRTASNSLSVTMRAVNAMYEESFYIAFFQRLLRESVKRSPVKDGVLAPPDPAEIRLENVSFTYPGQETPALREVSLTIRRGEVIALVGENGSGKTTLGKLLTGLYPPTEGKVSWDDVDLAGADHESVHANIAVIAQDPAEWPMTAEHNVTVGRLGRADPDRAAWQDAILSSGADEVIESLPAKEKTVLSKKFNDGQDLSGGQWQRMGIARGIYRDAAVLVADEPTAALDAKAEARVFAGLRHASVSGAGRRTTILVTHRLANIRSADRILVLEKGRLIEQGTHTELIEEGGLYHELYEIQARAYRGE from the coding sequence GTGCCCGAAGCGACCGTGCCCCTGATCGGGGTCGAGAACCTGAAGATGCCCGAGTGGGCCACGCCCGATGAGGCCGTTGCCGACGCGGGGATGGTCAAGGCCATCCGCGCGCTCCCTTCCGCCGTGGCGATCGTGCTGCGGCTGGCCTGGCGGACGTCGACGCGGCTGACCCTGCTCGCCGGCGTCGTCCACGTTCTTTCCGGTTGTGTCACGGCGTTCGGCCTGCTGGCGACGGCGAACGTGTTCACCGCCCTGCTGGAGAACGGGCCGACCCCGGACAGGGTGCTGGAATCGCTGCCCGCGCTGGCGATCGTCATCGGCTCGTATGCCTTGCGCGCACTGCTGGACACGGCGGTGGCCGCGGTCGAGGGCACGCTCCGGCCGCGGGTCGTGACCTCGGCGGGCGACGAGGTCACCGCCGCCATGGTCAGGGTCCGGTTGCTGGCCTTCGAGGACGCCGATTTCCGGGAGCTGGCCAGGCAGGGCGCGCGGGACGGGGTCCGGTCGATCGAGATGAGCCTGCGCTGGATCGCGGATCTGATGTCGGCGCTGATCTCGCTGATCGCCGCGCTGGTGGCGGCGGGCCTGCTGAATCCGTGGCTCGCGCCGGTGCTGCTGCTCGCGGCGGCGGCCGACGGCTGGGCGGCGGCCAAGGTCGCGCGGCTGAACTACCGGCATTATCTCGACACCGTCGGCCGGAACATCCGGAAGAGGATCGTCGAAGAGGTGGCCACCTGGCGCGCCTTCGCCCTCGAACGGCACGCGCTCACCCTCCAGGAGCCGTTGCTGAGCGAGTACCGGCGGATCACCGAAAGCCTGATGCGCGAGGAGGTCCGGCTCGCGCATCGCAGCAACCTGGTCAGGCTGACCGGTCGCGCCGCCGCCGGGGTGGGCACCGCGATCGCGTATCTGGTGCTCGGTCTCCTGCTCTACAGCGGGCAGATGGAACTCGCCCTCGCCGGGACGGCCGCGCTCGCCATGCGGACGGCGTCGAACTCGCTGTCCGTCACGATGCGCGCGGTGAACGCCATGTACGAGGAGTCGTTCTACATCGCCTTCTTCCAGCGGCTGCTTCGGGAATCCGTGAAACGCAGCCCGGTGAAGGACGGGGTCCTCGCGCCGCCGGATCCGGCGGAGATCCGGCTGGAGAACGTGAGTTTCACCTATCCCGGCCAGGAAACCCCGGCATTGCGCGAGGTTTCGCTGACCATCCGGCGCGGCGAGGTGATCGCCCTCGTCGGCGAGAACGGTTCGGGCAAGACCACGCTCGGCAAACTGCTCACCGGGCTGTATCCGCCCACGGAGGGGAAAGTCTCCTGGGACGACGTCGATCTCGCGGGAGCCGATCACGAGTCGGTGCACGCGAACATCGCCGTGATCGCCCAGGATCCCGCCGAGTGGCCGATGACGGCCGAGCACAATGTGACCGTCGGCCGCCTCGGCCGGGCGGATCCGGACCGCGCGGCCTGGCAGGACGCGATCCTCTCCTCCGGCGCCGACGAGGTGATCGAATCCTTGCCCGCCAAGGAGAAAACGGTGCTGTCCAAGAAGTTCAACGACGGCCAGGACCTCTCCGGCGGGCAATGGCAGCGGATGGGCATCGCCCGCGGGATCTACCGCGACGCCGCAGTCCTGGTCGCCGACGAGCCGACGGCCGCGCTCGACGCGAAGGCCGAGGCACGGGTCTTCGCCGGGCTGCGGCACGCGAGCGTGTCCGGAGCCGGCAGGCGCACGACGATCCTGGTGACCCACCGGCTGGCCAACATCCGTTCCGCCGACCGGATCCTGGTACTGGAGAAAGGACGGCTGATCGAACAGGGCACGCACACCGAACTCATCGAGGAAGGGGGTCTCTATCACGAGCTCTACGAAATCCAGGCTCGCGCGTATCGCGGTGAGTAG
- a CDS encoding alpha/beta fold hydrolase, with protein sequence MPETIAEVNGIELCHETFGSPDGRPLLMIMGLASQMIWWDDEFCEHLAAEGFFVIRYDNRDAGRSSRMTGRVSLPLAYTLRTAPYSLADMAGDAAGLLTELGIGSAHVVGASMGGMVAQTLAIEYPSRVRSLTSIMSTTGNRFVGRPSAKAMTMLLSAPPRGREEYVDSLVRTFRVIGSPGYPFDEARMRERAERSFDRGVDPGGSARQLAAILSGRDRFRALRKVEVPALVVHGAKDPLVHVSGGRATARALRESELDVVPGMGHDLPRAIWPRLVRGLIRTTERADVKTRRA encoded by the coding sequence ATGCCGGAGACAATCGCCGAGGTGAACGGCATCGAGCTGTGTCACGAGACGTTCGGTTCGCCGGACGGCAGGCCGCTGTTGATGATCATGGGCCTGGCCTCGCAGATGATCTGGTGGGACGACGAATTCTGCGAGCACCTCGCGGCCGAGGGTTTCTTCGTCATCCGCTACGACAACAGGGACGCCGGCCGGTCCAGCCGGATGACCGGACGGGTGAGCCTGCCGCTGGCGTACACCCTGCGCACGGCGCCGTACTCCCTGGCGGACATGGCGGGCGACGCCGCCGGATTGCTGACCGAACTCGGCATCGGGAGTGCGCACGTCGTGGGCGCGTCGATGGGTGGGATGGTCGCGCAGACGCTGGCCATCGAGTACCCGTCGCGGGTGCGCTCGCTGACGTCGATCATGTCGACCACCGGCAACCGGTTCGTCGGACGGCCGAGCGCCAAGGCGATGACGATGCTGCTTTCGGCGCCCCCTCGCGGCCGCGAGGAGTACGTCGATTCCCTGGTGCGCACGTTCCGTGTCATCGGCTCGCCGGGTTACCCCTTCGACGAGGCCCGGATGCGTGAACGCGCGGAACGGTCCTTCGATCGCGGCGTCGATCCCGGCGGGTCCGCCCGGCAGCTGGCGGCGATCCTGTCCGGTCGGGACCGCTTCCGCGCGTTGCGGAAGGTCGAAGTGCCCGCCCTCGTCGTGCACGGCGCGAAGGATCCGCTTGTGCACGTGTCCGGCGGCCGGGCGACGGCCCGCGCGCTGCGGGAGTCCGAATTGGACGTCGTCCCCGGGATGGGGCACGACCTCCCGCGCGCGATCTGGCCGCGGCTGGTGCGTGGTCTGATCCGGACGACGGAGCGCGCCGACGTCAAGACCCGGCGAGCGTGA
- a CDS encoding fumarylacetoacetate hydrolase family protein, with translation MSLDVREAAEALLSGEEREPLTDEWPDLDVETAYAIQAEALRLRRARGETVVGVKLGMTSRAMQRSMGVDTPLLAWLTDAMVLPAGVPVPSLIHPRAEPELVFVLGKRLAGPGVTAATAMAAVDRVHGGIEIIDSRYRDYRFELPDAVADNGFSAYFTLGPIGVDPSTVDLSLEAALLEVDGAIVDTATGAAVQGHPAEALALAANALGARGLALEPGWIVLTGGMTDAVELHPGSRVAAHFSHLGSITLAGS, from the coding sequence TGAGCCTTGACGTGAGGGAGGCCGCGGAAGCGCTGCTGTCCGGTGAAGAGCGCGAGCCGCTGACAGACGAGTGGCCCGATTTGGACGTCGAAACGGCGTACGCGATCCAGGCCGAGGCGCTGCGGCTTCGGCGGGCGCGCGGCGAGACCGTCGTCGGTGTCAAGTTGGGGATGACCTCGCGGGCGATGCAGCGAAGCATGGGTGTCGACACGCCGTTGCTCGCGTGGCTGACCGACGCGATGGTCTTGCCCGCCGGCGTCCCGGTGCCGTCGTTGATCCACCCGCGCGCGGAGCCCGAGCTGGTTTTCGTGCTGGGCAAACGGCTCGCGGGCCCCGGCGTGACGGCGGCGACCGCGATGGCGGCGGTCGACCGGGTCCACGGTGGCATCGAGATCATCGACAGCCGGTATCGCGACTACCGCTTCGAACTGCCGGACGCCGTGGCGGACAACGGTTTCTCCGCGTACTTCACGTTGGGTCCCATCGGCGTCGATCCGTCCACAGTGGACCTTTCGCTGGAGGCGGCGCTCCTGGAGGTCGATGGTGCCATCGTCGACACCGCCACCGGTGCCGCCGTGCAGGGGCACCCGGCGGAAGCCTTGGCGCTGGCGGCCAACGCCCTGGGAGCCCGTGGGCTCGCGCTGGAGCCGGGCTGGATCGTGCTCACCGGCGGGATGACCGACGCCGTCGAGCTGCACCCTGGATCACGGGTGGCGGCGCATTTCTCGCATCTGGGCTCGATCACGCTCGCCGGGTCTTGA